In the genome of Triticum urartu cultivar G1812 chromosome 5, Tu2.1, whole genome shotgun sequence, one region contains:
- the LOC125507003 gene encoding uncharacterized protein LOC125507003 — protein MDEYWRCRAQTSFSSWPSSSTTPRLQPMFDVPQAGWGRVDLLLLPTKLDCVCDLLTALGVMKMKMKKHVYLMSDLHLKQVYLIFQAYNVIYTEAKPSQWRGVEEICRSLSPCRGSPRLPTPGAASFAADQRRHHARHCLRLAVVPLCQLPPPPRAKPIAIAPPLPLRLASLAGGPAQCGLPHHALPPVSPASRPASPPSPARLQPPPYNGVAAAATPFPGRASCLQQSRWIKAAVRSRRGKVQASERRKKVVKAVLLLLILSKLDTPMFCCCRSCIIVPTICLRKTENASNTIAMGARPGFHIFFGVIRRKPRPDHIASSKDKRSNVASANFAGRPSTVVSVDFAARPSAVASADFAGRPSVVISAYFAAGIFFFCKL, from the exons ATGGATGAATACTGGCGCTGCCGGGCGCAGACATCATTCTCCTCCTGGCCGAGCTCCTCCACAACACCCCGTCTGCAACCCATGTTTGATGTGCCGCAGGCTGGATGGGGACGCGTGGACCTCCTGCTCCTCCCGACCAAGCTTGATTGTGTGTGCGACCTGCTGACGGCGCTCGGGGTGATG AAAATGAAAATGAAGAAGCATGTGTATCTGATGTCGGATCTGCACCTTAAACAAGTGTACCTGATATTCCAAGCTTACAATGTGATCTACACTGAAGCCAAACCGAGCCAG TGGAGAGGCGTGGAGGAGATATGCCGGTCTCTGTCGCCCTGTCGTGGATCGCCACGGCTGCCAACACCCGGCGCCGCCTCCTTCGCTGCTGATCAACGCCGCCACCACGCCAGGCACTGCCTTCGCCTCGCCGTCGTCCCCCTGTGTCAACTTCCGCCTCCACCGCGCGCAAAACCAATCGCCATCGCGCCCCCGCTCCCGTTACGCTTGGCCTCCCTTGCTGGCGGCCCTGCCCAGTGCGGCCTTCCTCACCACGCGCTGCCTCCTGTGTCGCCAGCATCACGCCCAGCGTCGCCTCCCTCTCCGGCGCGCCTGCAGCCTCCACCGTACAATGGAGTCGCCGCCGCTGCCACCCCCTTCCCTGGACGTGCTTCCTGTTTGCAACAATCAAGGTGGATTAAAGCGGCCGTGAGGTCAAGGAGAGGGAAGGTCCAggcatcggagaggaggaagaaggtggtGAAAGCTGTTCTGTTGCTGCTGATCCTTTCCAAGCTAGACACGCCCATGTTTTGTTGCTGCCGATCCTGTATCATAGTGCCCACAATATGTTTGAG GAAAACGGAGAACGCCTCCAACACGATAGCCATGGGTGCCCGACCCGGATTTCACATATTCTTCGGTGTCATAAGAAGGAAGCCTCGACCGGATCACATCGCAAGTTCTAAAGACAAACGGTCCAATGTCGCCTCCGCCAACTTCGCGGGAAGACCATCCACCGTTGTCTCTGTGGACTTCGCTGCAAGACCATCCGCCGTTGCCTCCGCCGACTTTGCCGGAAGACCATCAGTTGTCATCTCCGCCTACTTCGCCGCAGGTatcttttttttttgcaaattaTGA